In the genome of Lactuca sativa cultivar Salinas chromosome 3, Lsat_Salinas_v11, whole genome shotgun sequence, the window CGCAAACCAAACAACCGCAACCGTAAACTCTATTACAACCGCAAACCAAACAAAAACGTTTTTCATACACACACCCCTATCACTAACTCTTttacctagaccaaaccattattctaggcccttcaatctcccccttggtttggactagcccAAGGTCACCCCTTGTTGACAATCATAACGTCCATTTGTCCCATGGCTCCGTTCCACATACGCTTGTTCAAAATTTCAGCCACCATTGCCGTGTACACTTTAGCACCTTCTTCATATATATCTTCAACAACCTTAATCTGAAAGTTGCTGAGATAGTGAGTATCCCACTTCCTGAACTGTAACAAGTCTCTACGATCATAGAGCCTGATGCACCCATTCTTAAGCTTAATGACGGCACCAGAAGTAGTTTCATGAAAAACCCAGCACTCCAATGAACTAAGAGACCCATCTGAATAGCCTTGAAGCACCAGAAACTGCTTGACTTGTTTCGTTGCGGGCCACATCACTACCTGCAACGGCTTGTCGGTGGACGGTTCCAAAACATCTGAATGTTCAAATATGACATATTCTGCGGTTGGCATAGACGAAAACCCCTTTTTCACTTGATCATCAAGGAAATGCTTAAACTGAGTGACTTGTGAATTGTTCATCAGATTGATGAATGGTGCTTGAGATAACTCTGTCAGATCGATCCTTGTACACGATCTAAAATCATGAATGTCTTTGTACAGCTCAGAATTACCGCTCTTGCGAATGACAATCCACATCTTAAGGGGGTCATGGAATCCCCAAGAAGCAACTCCCGATCTGTCTCCAAACGTATCTCGGAACCGAACCACTTCAAGATTAGTAACAGTGATTAACGGTTCGCCCCGAGAAGCATTCATATTAGAGTTCCTCTTGAACAGCAACTGTCCTTTCTTCCCTTCTTCTTCTTGACCACGACGAATGATTTCTGTAATATGTGGAGCAAGAGGAGGTTGATCAACACCACGATCAGTAGTACCAGAAGACTGACCGACTGGTAGGTCAATTGGGAAAGCTTGTATGTGAAGATTGATCCTTTGTTCTTCAACAGACGTTTGATATTTGTCTCCAAAGTCTACTTCAAGTTTCTTCTTCAGTTCAAAGTAGCTTGAAGTTAGCAGATTGAAATGATCTTGCAAGTCGGAAATATGCTTAGTCTTAagctttttatcctttttgatcTCGGCCACTTGTACTCCAAGATTAGATTTATCTGATTGCAACTTGGAGACTTGAATACTAACGTTGACATTCTCAGCACGAAGTTCCGCTACCTGAATATCTAACTCAATATTCTTCTCGCTTAGAACTGAAATCTCCTTTTGCAAACCAGAAAGAGTGAGATTGTCATCCCTAGCACCACCTTCTTCAATGGAAATACCTTTTCCTCGAGGGTCTGGCGATAGAAGTTGTTCTTCAGCCATGTGCAACGCCAACCTTTCAGAAGCAGCATCTCGATTATATCTTGGAACTGAGAAACCAGGCGGTGCAGAGGGACCACCAATAGTAAATGCTGAGCTCGGACCTGTTGGAAACATCTTGGTGGTTGTGAGTCTAGTGGTAGCAGTAGTGACAGGAGGGGTAGGAAGACCGCTAATCAAGCTTGGAATTAACTCAGATTGCCTCATGTCTAGTCTTTGTCTCTTAGACTGAGGTTGGTCAGAAACTGGGGTAAATACACTCATAAATGGTTTAGATGTAGGAGAAGTGGATACAGGAGGGGAACATCGTATAACCATCTCCATGGGAATTGAAGCAGACACCATTTGTTTTGATGTTGGAGTTTGAGTTTCAAACGTTTCACTTGACTTCCTAGTCTCGGTTGTTTGCAGAACAACGTCATCGGCATTGTTGAAAATCGTGTCAAGGTTTTCATGCGACATAACATTTGCACTGCTGGCTAAGGAAGCCGCAATGTCATCACGATAAAAACCTATTAAATCAAGATCACTAAATGAATCGTTTTTTTCTTCACCGACATGCATTTCCGCACCATCTTGATCATGGCTCAAATCCTTTTCAAGTTCTGAGGTGATTTGAGCGTCAGGAGTTGGTGTGTTATCCTTTTTAGTTCCTTCATCCTCTGATATATCAATAACAATGTTATTTGGAGTCAATTTTTCTGCAGATGCCTACTCTAACGAGGTTTGTTCAGACGAATCGTATGACTCCGTCGGTTCATCCAACTCTGTAAACTTTCCAAATTTCTCTAGAGGATACAGTCCTTGAAAGATAACCTTGCCTTTACGATTTTGTTTGATGAGTCCCACCGTGTAGGGACACAAGGACTTCATATCAAGAGTCTCTCCCTCCTTCCTTACATTAGGAAACTGAATGTTGATGAACACTTGGATAAAGCGAGGATACAACAGAAAAGTATCTCGGGTAGAGGCTCTGATGTTAATGACAAATTCATCCAAGATGAACTTCGAGAAGTTGAATCTTACGCCAGCAGCAAGAGATACCAGTGCACCAGTTGACGCTGTGAAATCTCATCGGCTCCAGACCTTCTGCCTGAAATGAAACTAACAAAAACGTGCACTAAGAACCTCCATTATGGATGCAGTAACTTCTTCAGTGTTGGCGGAAAAGTTCCCTCATAGCTCATTCTTCGTAGAATTCGTTGAGCGTCTTCAATTCCGATTTCCGTTGGGAAATTGGGTTGATCGTCAATGAGCAGCGCCTCGCGAATGAAACCTTCATCAATCACAATCTCCCGTCCCTGAACTTTGGCTTTCACAGTAAAGTTGCCATCATCATCCATGTTCGATTTAGCGGTCGCCCAAAACTCGCGAATCaaattttgatacacaactgGATTGACCGTGATCGCGGATGCTAAACAACATTCTCGCAACCGATGAATGATCGAGCGCATATCAGAGAGAATTGCCAGAGGGTCTGGAAGCACGATTGCAAGGTTGTGCAAGTCTGCAAATTTCAAATTCGTCATTTTCTACACTCAAACACGAACTGTAagaaaacttaaaataaaattttattttgatccaaaaattattttaattaaaattatgatcaaaacaaaatttttattaaaaaattaagcTGAAAAATAAGTTTACAGCCGAAATAAACAATAAATCtcgaatttttttaatttaaaaaaaacaaccgGCAGCAAACTcttagttcttgggccgtaaactcgaagTTTACGGCCGAAGAATCTTTTTGCAAACTCATCACATCGAAATTCCATATTTATTTAATCCATTTTCAAGGTAGCAAACggattgttcttgggccgtaaacaccgagtttaCGGCCGATGAacatttaattgaaaaatccaCAAAAAACATACCTACACGACGGAGCTTGCGGCCGTAAGCTCCATCGGAGACATTTTTGCAATTTCCGATTAAATGAGTCGGTgaaaatcaaaacaaaacacATATTTGTGATCTAGAAGTGATTACCTTTGTGATGGTAGAAGCGGTTTTCCGAAAatcaaagaaattttttttgaatgTGGGAGAGGGTTTAGATGGTGTTTGCGGCCGGAACCTCGTGAATGAGGAGATTCCGGCAGTGAACTCCCTTTTAACCCTTTTACCATCAGTTACCCTTTTACCTAATAACTACCTAGTATCTTCAACTTCCAACacaataattaaattttttttaaaaaaaactttgaggattaatttgaaaataatttcgaaaataaataaaataaaaatataataaattaaaaataaaaactaacaaaACAATATTTTAATTGCTGGAAAAATAAAacgaaattaaaaataaaactaaaacagtaaaaataataaaaataataaaaataaaagtaaaacaaaaataaaaaaaattaaaaaaaaattaaaaattaaaaattgaaaataaaaattaaaattttaaaagtaaaaataaaattcaaataaaataattTGACAAAACAAAACTTAACCACTATAActtttgtgatgcttggatcaaagttgttggacaaccttattccacttgtcaatacccttatcttcacatcttcgtctgatcgattgccagtattgtggtccacttaaacacaaaaaatttgtgacagttttggacaatttaccaatggcATGATTCAggcatatatctaattgtaaatttctgtTATTATGATAAATCCTAAATCTTATATAAATttaccttatgaccatttaactgactacaaccagggatattgttgtccacctaaatcgagcagtgagatctatagacaatctgtatgagttcaattttatgtgtactggaacgtgtttcccgcttcctgatatgccccagccatcaagaaattccagagtactccttacatcgggtgagaagacaaccattcagagagaaaatagattcagaattctattacttatcacttcagaggggttgagaagaagaaggttgcatatgttgtgtaccaggtcggattagaagtcgcgcaaaggagacaacatatggctaacaaataagaggtatttcacatatataacatgcagagaaatagagttgcatatgttgtgtaccaggtcggattggaagtcacgcaaaggagaaaacatatgactaacaaacggaaagaaagaaaatgatattctacaaacctaatttatcggaatttaccagtcgccccatccaaccggaattaaggacagaatccgcacatcaaggaaaagttaagccacggttccaagtacgggttcaattaatgtgacgggtagattctcatgtatatctccctgctcaacctatccgagcgtcgtgacatcaggttaaacagatctaactaggtcaaagtttgtcaagtccttaaattcattaggttcaacttttcctagtcaagtccatttaaaatctttcgtgcctaccagtacatcgagcacagagcgtaaacgattcaacttaggtacgttacgccgattcaaaTTGTCCGTTATCACCTGCTgatttcatttcccatcacaaTACCTACAACCGAAGCTGTCAacaataattttttaattttctgaacaGAAATggcactatttttggatttttattttctgattttttttgttgtttttggattattatatttctccccctaaatttttgCATGGGTGAGAAcacgaaataaaaaaaaatgtgcaaatttaaactatcctaaaacaagaaatcaaaaggaaaataaataaaattaaaaataaaataaattaagaaaagaaaataaaaaaacttaatcctcaaaacgtatcattttcagaaatcccacaagcacatcgaagcgagctttgttaaatggctttgCGAACAAATCTGCCATATTATTATCAGTGTGGACTTGTTCTAGCCGGATTAAagatcgttcataacagtctctgataaagtgaattttaatgtcgatgtgcttggttttagagtgttggactgggtttttagcaatttgaatttccgcttcattatcacaatagataagggtttcaaaataattcaaaccgtagtccaacagctgatgttggatccagataacttgagagcagcaagcTGATGCAGCAACATACTCCGCCTCTGCTGTGgaagttgagacagtgtgttgtttcttgcattgccatgaaactagcctgtcacctaggtattgacatcctcctgaggtagatttcctgtcaagctcacaacctccataactACTGTCAGTAAatgcataaagatcaaattcagaattcttcggataccaaagacccaatttggggcttcctttgatataccgaaaaattcttttgacaacaataagatgagagagtttaggattagcctaatAGCGtgtgcattgacaaactgcaaacataatgtcaggtcgacttgcagtaagatacattagcgatccgatcattgatcgataaTGAGTTTAATCTACAGATTCgccttcaggatctggagtcaaaagaggtcgttcagccatcggtgtTGACGCACGTTTAGCATCATGAAacgcgaacttctcaagaatatcctccacatacttggcttgatgtaacaGGATTCCGGTTGAAATTTGTTTAACCTGAagtcccaaaaacatggtcatttctcccaaagaaCTCATGTCGAATCgtttcttcattacaccttcgaACTCCTTGCAAAGCTGTTGACTGGTCGATCCAAAGATGATGTCGTCGACGTATATTTGTACGAGTATCTGGTCCTTGTCGACGTGATTTATGAACaaggtttgatcgatagtgccgcgAGAGTAACCATGTTCGAGTAAATGCTTTGTTAGGgtcgcataccatgctctaggagcttgatgcagcccataTAATGCCTTGTCcagcttgtagacatgattaggatacttcgagtcaacaaacccagggggttgatcaatgtagatttcttccttcaccttgccatacaagaaggcagtcttgacatccatttgaaagacgGTAAAGTTCATATAAGAAGCATACactaggaagatacgaatagcctccaggcgagctactggagcataaacttcagtgtagtcaagaccctcgacttgtcgaaacccacgaacTACCAATCGAGCTTTGTTTCGCACAATAACCCCGGAATCATCCTGCTTGTTGcgatagacccatcgtgtgtcaagagacttcttgcccttcgataactcaactaacttccaaacaccgagtttttcaaattggtgcaattcctcatgcattacatccacccagctaggttcGTTTAGAGCTATTTCTACATTCTTAGGCTcaatttgagaaataaagcaagagtacagccatgtattcacgtctccactctgacttctagttttaacaccatcatctagctggccaatgacattttcgatcggatgatcgcgttgaacccttgaaggtatttcttggctgatgtcattgagagaaacaggaagagtgtgaatgttgatacctccttcatttgctggttGAGCAGCACCAGATGGTTCTGCGACATACTCATCTGcaataagatcaggaaagagtaATTGCATAAAGGTTGaagagacagcggaagcatcatttGGAATGAACTCTTTCTCTGTAGATATGTGAGGTGTCGTTTCAGCATAAGAAGAATCAGTATGGACTGATTGAGGACTATCATGTTCCAAGAACGGCCTCCCTTGAGGAGTAGCAGAGGACTCTCCCGAAGATGTTGTagaagactccccctcaggtgTAGCAGATGGCTCCCCCTCAGATGTAGCAGGAGATCCTCCCTTATGCGAACCAGAGGATTCTCCCTCAAGTGAAGCTTTAGATTTCCCTTTCGATGAAGCAGAGGATTTAGATACAGGTTTGtacacaacttcttcgtcttcatcttcagagatacTCTTCCAGTGTGAATTAGTTCTAGATATATCACTTGAATAcacgtttaaggatttgaaaagtgacgtgtaatcaaacaaccaatccggacccactctgacatctgtctcattttcttccaaccaacgcacgtcataagattccacaatctgtttggttttcttattgtagactctatagGCAGTGCGAGCAACATACCCTACAAAATAacacggaaatgactgactgatggcttgtgtccatagtatatttcatacggagttttcatctgagctttgttgataagTACTTgattctgaacataacaggcAGTGTTTATTGCCTCAGCCCAGAAGAAAACTGGTAGCTTTGAATCACATAGCATTGTTCTTGCAACGTCTTTTAGCGTTATGTTCcgtctttcagcaacaccattttgttgaggtgtataagcCGAACTAAATTGACGCAAAATACCCTTTTCCTCACAGATATGATCGAGAACAGAATTCTTAAACTCTGTCCTGTTATCGGTACAAAGCGCCTTCACCCAATTGTTGGTCTGGTTCTCAACTAATACTatgaacttcttgatcaattcaaaAACGccactttgttggatagaaagaagacCCACGTGAATCTAGAGAAGTCACCAATCACAACCAGACAGTAAGAGCTTCTGTTTATGCTTAGAACATTTACTGGACCAAACAACTCCATatgaagtaattgaagaacctGGCTAATTGAATTGACCTGTTTTGGCAAGTGCGGCgttctatgatgctttccttgagcacaCGACACACATTTCTCAAACGTAATGAAGTCCTTGACGGGCAgcccacggaccatctcattcttcgcaACACGATTTAGGTTCTTGGCGTTAGCATGCcctaatcttcggtgccacagTATGGCAGTTTgctcggagatcttggagaaaagacacgtaacttgttctggaagattgctgTTCATATCGATGATATAGGCGTTCCCATCCCTTTttgattttacaagaatccattattctgggatgacaaagcctggctttagaatcatgcattccttgtcagtgaaatgcgtagaatagcccttgtcacataTCTGAGAAACGCTTAACAGACTATGTTTCAACTCGGGAGCAAAATTGACgttttcgaaacttaaaactCCATTTGATACGGTTCCTCTTTAGTTGATTTTACCAccatctccacccgcaaaagagatatatcccccattaaatgattgaatgttgtgaagttgggcgatatctcccgtcatatgccgggaacagccgctgtcgacgaaccagggtctgacgaTATTTCCCTGCAACTGTCCCTACAAAATGtgtgggtttaattagatttgggcacccaggtcatgaccttcctgggtgatcccgatgccttttcagaaTTATCACATTTAAATTTTTCTGAGGACACAAATGATGTATTGGGAGCAGGTTTGGGTAgccatttataattaggttttctaaatATCCTGGTTGATTTAGAAATTGAGTGTTTATCAGTCTGCTTAAGGCCTGTGTGACTTCTACCAGAGTTGGTTGAAGACCCACTGTGGCTTTGTGAAGAGCTTGACCTTGGCTTGGCTGTGCTCGTTTTTGGCAGACTGCTTCGGACATGGTGATGAAAAACCCTTTTATGTCTTTGAAAGACAGCCCGTTTTCTATTCCGTTCATCTgcccaatcatcatttcgagaACGACTTCTAGAGGAgtttctatttaaagaccttcctctgaactcgttctctcctcttggaagattataactcacaaacatacgattttgacaatttctagcaatatgaccactAGTACAACAATTAAACAAATCTGCTTATTATTGTTATAGCTTGCACTGcattgatcagatttgttttccctaTCTGCACCCTTGCTTTGCTCACAAGAGCAAGCAACattattaggttgtgaggcaagtgagggtgcgTTAGATGGGGAGGGTTGTGAGACTAGTGGTGTTTCAACATCTTTATCACAAACATTAAAATTGTCAACCACAAAGTTCAAGCcagactttttcaaaacattcaaactAGTGTCAGAAGTCATAAAAACAccatcacaaaaaacattgtctttAGAAATATCAGAAAACGTATTGTCTTTATAAAAAACTAAGGCTTCAGGTttagactcgattttattttcagaaacacatccttcaacttcgtgctttgattgattcaaggattgatctgcaggggaagtagaaatgttagtactttcaacattaataaatcctcccgaaataaaaccggagggcttgccataaaccataaatgattcattggcaatctcttctttggacaaaggcttggacacatatgaatgattgaagggagggggtacatgattataccctagaccttttgattgattccttttaaactgcatgctttggtttatcatatttgcaaccacctcacttgagaaatcatattttctaacatcaagtttggcggtttcaaacattcctttcaaagattcaacttcagccactagctcagcattttgtttgactacataatcatagttttcacatttgttactgtagtcttcctgaagtctcctaaagtccttaattTTCTATTCCAATTGAGCTTTgagtggtttttgtccttttcgaagttggtaccttcatatctaaggtcttctacgtctcttattaatttttcattaagttcacgaagaatcctaagattttctacttcactgcctaatgtctcaattttgtcATGTAAAGTTTTTACATAATCGATACAAGCCTTAGAGCATGATGGGAGACTTGACCTTGGACGAATTAGGTTCATGAGATGAGGATACCATCAAAGCAAACTGTAGCTCCATCACACTGTCTTCAGCTGCTACAATCCCTGCTGGAGCATCATCTCTTACCTGTGCCAGATAagcattttctggtccagatAAGTTGAGAGCTTTTATTTGATCATCCCTGTCGAAAGATTGcgcaaccatagccttttcattgtttgcttgaccactgcattggttgttcccaactgcaaccatcGTTCTGTCATTATTAGCCCTTCTATCAGGATGTGGgtaatcacgagcaaaatgccttGGCTCATTGCAATTGAAGCACCGAAGCTTTCCcttgttgaatccaaccttcttaTCAACGCTCATTCCCCAATTattcttccctgtctttttggcaaactgttttgccctaaataTTTCCATGacaatttgccatgtgatgtccatttcctcaacgtcctccggatggatttgatcaagatctgcaaatgacAATTGAAGTGGAAGCTCCCCATCTACAAGTGCATTGTATCAATTTACTAGCCCTgctgcaaagacaaggttttcatcaccctcctttcatTTTGAAGAAGAGGCCACATTTGAAGATGGAGTAGTTTGAGTAGACATGAATGATTGA includes:
- the LOC111879743 gene encoding uncharacterized protein LOC111879743; this encodes MDITWQIVMEIFRAKQFAKKTGKNNWGMSVDKKVGFNKGKLRCFNCNEPRHFARDYPHPDRRANNDRTMVRDDAPAGIVAAEDSVMELQFALMIHVGLLSIQQSGVFELIKKFIVLVENQTNNWVKALCTDNRTEFKNSVLDHICEEKGILRQFSSAYTPQQNGVAERRNITLKDVARTMLCDSKLPVFFWAEAINTACYVQNQSISEDEDEEVVYKPVSKSSASSKGKSKASLEGESSGSHKGGSPATSEGEPSATPEGESSTTSSGESSATPQGRPFLEHDSPQSVHTDSSYAETTPHISTEKEFIPNDASAVSSTFMQLLFPDLIADEYVAEPSGAAQPANEGAPRAWYATLTKHLLEHGYSRGTIDQTLFINHVDKDQILVQIYVDDIIFGSTSQQLCKEFEGVMKKRFDMSSLGEMTMFLGLQVKQISTGILLHQAKYVEDILEKFAFHDAKRASTPMAERPLLTPDPEGESVD